In Flavobacterium sp. N1736, the following are encoded in one genomic region:
- a CDS encoding N-acetylmuramoyl-L-alanine amidase family protein → MNIFNKTRLIFSFFLTITTFCAYSQSNVFKVTLDAGHGDHDFGAVYSGRIEKNIALAIVLKVGKLLEATPNINVIYTRKTDVFIDLVERANIANRANSNIFVSIHCNANKNTAADGTETYVMGISKTASNLEAAKKENSVITLEKDYKRKYEGFDPNSPESMIGLTLMQEEYQDNSISLADKIESNFEKLGKKLRQGGVKQAPFMVLHKAYMPRVLVETGFVSNPAEGTILNSEEGQDDIAKAIAEAIISYKREYFGSGIPEADTRPAKDTSSSKPKVTETPTVIKNAPKGTFFKVQLIASIKKTPLEPKNFKGLKNVTMLFENNIYKYFYQETSDYETAKKYLQEAKDKGYGASFLIAYKDGEKINIQDAIK, encoded by the coding sequence ATGAACATATTTAACAAAACTAGATTAATCTTTAGTTTTTTTCTAACGATAACGACTTTTTGTGCTTACAGTCAATCAAATGTATTTAAAGTAACTCTTGATGCCGGACACGGTGATCATGACTTTGGTGCTGTTTATAGCGGTCGGATAGAAAAAAATATTGCATTGGCTATTGTGTTAAAAGTTGGAAAATTACTGGAAGCAACTCCCAATATTAATGTAATATATACTCGTAAAACAGATGTTTTTATTGATCTTGTTGAAAGAGCCAATATTGCAAACAGGGCAAATTCGAATATTTTTGTGTCGATTCACTGTAATGCAAACAAAAATACGGCTGCAGACGGGACCGAAACTTATGTAATGGGTATAAGTAAAACAGCCTCGAATCTTGAAGCTGCGAAAAAAGAGAACTCGGTAATTACATTAGAAAAAGATTATAAACGTAAATACGAAGGATTCGATCCAAATTCTCCGGAATCAATGATTGGATTAACATTAATGCAGGAAGAATATCAGGATAACAGTATCTCACTTGCTGATAAAATTGAATCTAATTTTGAAAAACTAGGAAAAAAACTTCGTCAGGGCGGCGTAAAGCAAGCGCCATTTATGGTACTTCATAAAGCATATATGCCAAGAGTTTTGGTAGAAACAGGATTTGTTTCTAATCCTGCAGAAGGTACTATTTTAAATTCGGAAGAAGGACAAGATGATATTGCCAAGGCTATTGCCGAAGCAATTATAAGTTATAAAAGAGAATATTTTGGTTCTGGAATTCCGGAAGCAGATACAAGACCGGCAAAAGACACTTCGAGTTCAAAACCTAAAGTTACCGAAACGCCTACAGTAATAAAAAATGCTCCAAAAGGTACTTTTTTCAAAGTACAGCTTATTGCCAGTATCAAAAAAACGCCATTAGAACCTAAAAACTTTAAAGGTCTTAAAAATGTAACCATGTTATTTGAAAACAATATATATAAATATTTTTATCAGGAAACCTCAGATTACGAAACAGCTAAGAAATACTTGCAAGAAGCTAAAGATAAAGGGTATGGAGCGTCTTTTTTAATTGCATATAAAGATGGAGAAAAAATCAATATTCAGGACGCAATTAAATAA
- a CDS encoding (Fe-S)-binding protein translates to MSESLVVPTMAEMLAEGKQPEVLFWVGCAGSFDDRAKKITKAFVRILNRTNVSFAVLGTEESCTGDPAKRAGNEFLFQMQAMMNIEVLNAYEAKKIVTACPHCFNTLKNEYPELGGQYDVIHHTEFLKSLIDDGRLTVEGGQFKGKKITFHDPCYLGRANKVYEAPRDLIQKLDVELVEMKRSKANGLCCGAGGAQMFKDAEPGNKEVNVLRTEDALEVKPDIIAAGCPFCNTMLTDGIKHQEKEGQVKVMDIAELIANAQDL, encoded by the coding sequence ATGTCAGAAAGTTTAGTAGTGCCAACAATGGCAGAAATGCTGGCCGAAGGAAAACAACCGGAAGTTTTGTTTTGGGTAGGTTGTGCAGGAAGTTTTGATGATAGAGCAAAAAAAATTACAAAAGCATTTGTACGTATTTTAAACCGTACAAACGTATCTTTTGCAGTACTTGGTACGGAAGAAAGCTGTACCGGAGATCCGGCAAAAAGAGCAGGAAATGAATTTTTGTTTCAAATGCAGGCCATGATGAATATCGAGGTTTTGAATGCGTACGAAGCAAAAAAAATTGTTACAGCTTGTCCGCATTGTTTTAATACTTTAAAAAATGAATATCCTGAACTGGGAGGTCAATACGATGTAATTCACCATACAGAGTTTTTAAAGTCGTTAATTGATGATGGAAGACTGACAGTTGAAGGTGGACAGTTTAAAGGAAAAAAAATAACTTTTCATGATCCTTGTTATTTAGGAAGAGCCAATAAAGTATATGAAGCACCAAGAGATTTAATTCAGAAACTTGATGTTGAATTAGTCGAAATGAAACGCTCAAAAGCAAACGGATTATGTTGTGGAGCCGGTGGAGCACAAATGTTTAAAGATGCCGAACCAGGAAACAAGGAAGTAAACGTATTGCGTACCGAAGACGCATTAGAAGTGAAACCGGATATTATTGCAGCCGGTTGCCCATTTTGTAATACGATGTTAACGGATGGTATTAAACATCAGGAAAAAGAAGGTCAGGTGAAAGTAATGGACATCGCGGAGTTAATTGCGAATGCACAAGACTTGTAG
- a CDS encoding protease complex subunit PrcB family protein, translating to MKKVISVLAVFVLISCGAKKTSDSKALYEVLTEQSDGGGNIRFFEILTEPNEIKMLENDPLLADKMKQADIANSNYVILNMGEKNTGGYSIGVEKVEETDKNIIITVKEKAPAADAMVMQVITYPYTVVRVHSKKEIIVK from the coding sequence ATGAAAAAAGTTATTTCGGTTTTAGCAGTTTTTGTTTTAATTTCTTGCGGAGCAAAAAAAACATCAGATTCAAAAGCACTTTATGAAGTTTTGACTGAGCAATCTGACGGAGGTGGAAATATTAGGTTTTTTGAAATTTTGACAGAACCTAACGAAATTAAAATGCTTGAAAATGATCCGCTTCTTGCTGATAAAATGAAACAGGCCGACATAGCAAATTCTAATTATGTTATCCTGAATATGGGCGAAAAAAACACCGGCGGATATTCAATTGGTGTTGAAAAAGTAGAAGAAACAGATAAAAATATCATTATTACAGTAAAAGAAAAAGCTCCGGCTGCAGATGCTATGGTAATGCAGGTTATTACCTATCCTTATACCGTTGTGAGAGTTCATTCTAAAAAAGAGATTATTGTTAAATAA
- a CDS encoding ABC transporter ATPase: MYTPFENLPGESRIWIYQSNRKFSEEEFSEIETDLKAFVEDWAAHGTSLEASYELKYNRFIILAVNQDVQAATGCSIDSSVEFIQSLEKKYNVDLLDKMNVTFKLGEHIAHKPLIDFKKMVKDKSVSENTIVFNNLVNNIEEYNESWEVPAADSWHSRFF, translated from the coding sequence ATGTATACACCTTTTGAAAATTTACCTGGTGAATCCAGAATCTGGATTTATCAATCAAACAGAAAGTTTTCTGAGGAAGAATTTTCTGAAATAGAAACTGATCTGAAAGCTTTTGTTGAAGATTGGGCAGCACACGGAACAAGTCTTGAAGCTTCGTACGAATTAAAATACAACCGATTCATTATTTTGGCTGTAAATCAGGATGTACAGGCTGCTACAGGATGTTCTATCGATAGTTCGGTCGAGTTTATTCAGAGTTTAGAGAAAAAATACAACGTTGATTTGCTGGATAAAATGAACGTTACTTTTAAACTAGGCGAACATATCGCACATAAACCATTAATTGATTTCAAGAAAATGGTTAAAGATAAATCAGTATCTGAAAATACGATTGTTTTTAATAACCTTGTAAACAATATTGAAGAATACAACGAATCTTGGGAAGTTCCTGCTGCTGACAGCTGGCACAGTCGATTTTTCTAA
- a CDS encoding (Fe-S)-binding protein, which translates to MSYLDNILFAILLIAGFGFFASSVKKIIRNINLGVDVDRKDNPKARWGNMALIALGQSKMVKRPVAGILHIVVYLGFIIINIELLEIIIDGLLGTHRIFAPYLGVVYDVLIASFEILAILVFAAVSVFWIRRNIIRLKRFINPDLKGFPKSDANYILYFEMVLMTLFLLMNASDYHLQNVPGEVFHKAGSFPVSQFIAPIFNGMSNELVVLLFELFWWLHIAGILVFMNYLYFSKHLHILLAFPNTYFADLNPKGKFDNLESVTKEVKLMMDPNADPFAAAPVDENAAPSKFGASDVQDLNWVQLLNAYTCTECGRCTSSCPANQTGKKLSPRKIMMDTRDRLQEVGKNIDANKGVFVPDNKTLLNDYITPEELWACTSCNACVEECPVNISPLSIIMDMRRYLVMEQSAAPMSLNAMMTNIENNGAPWQYNQQDRLNWKNEN; encoded by the coding sequence ATGAGTTATTTAGACAATATTTTATTTGCTATACTTCTGATAGCTGGTTTTGGTTTTTTTGCATCGAGCGTAAAAAAAATTATCCGAAACATTAATTTAGGAGTTGATGTAGATCGAAAAGACAATCCGAAGGCACGTTGGGGAAACATGGCTTTGATTGCGCTTGGACAATCTAAAATGGTAAAACGTCCTGTAGCAGGGATATTGCATATTGTTGTTTATTTAGGTTTTATAATTATTAACATCGAATTACTCGAAATCATCATTGATGGTTTGTTGGGTACACACAGAATATTTGCTCCTTATTTAGGAGTGGTTTATGATGTTTTGATTGCGTCTTTTGAGATACTTGCAATTTTAGTTTTTGCAGCAGTTTCAGTATTCTGGATTAGAAGAAATATCATAAGACTGAAACGATTCATAAATCCGGATTTAAAAGGATTTCCTAAAAGTGATGCCAATTACATCTTGTATTTTGAGATGGTCTTAATGACATTGTTTTTATTGATGAATGCTTCTGACTATCATTTACAAAATGTTCCCGGAGAAGTTTTTCATAAAGCAGGAAGCTTTCCTGTAAGTCAGTTTATAGCGCCAATTTTTAACGGAATGTCAAACGAATTAGTTGTTTTATTGTTTGAATTATTCTGGTGGCTGCATATTGCAGGGATTTTGGTTTTCATGAACTATTTATACTTTTCAAAACATTTACATATACTTTTAGCGTTTCCAAATACCTATTTTGCAGATTTAAATCCGAAAGGGAAATTTGATAATTTAGAATCCGTTACAAAAGAAGTAAAATTAATGATGGATCCTAATGCTGATCCGTTTGCCGCAGCTCCCGTTGATGAAAATGCAGCGCCGAGTAAATTTGGAGCAAGCGACGTTCAGGATTTAAACTGGGTTCAGTTATTAAACGCCTATACCTGTACAGAATGTGGACGTTGTACATCATCTTGTCCGGCAAATCAAACCGGTAAAAAACTGTCTCCTCGTAAAATTATGATGGACACAAGAGACCGTTTACAGGAAGTAGGTAAAAATATTGATGCTAATAAAGGCGTTTTTGTTCCGGATAATAAAACATTATTAAACGATTATATCACTCCCGAAGAATTATGGGCATGTACATCCTGTAATGCCTGCGTAGAAGAATGTCCCGTAAATATTAGTCCGCTATCTATTATTATGGATATGCGTCGTTATCTAGTGATGGAACAAAGTGCGGCTCCAATGTCACTAAACGCCATGATGACAAACATTGAAAACAATGGAGCGCCTTGGCAATACAATCAACAGGACCGATTGAATTGGAAAAACGAAAATTAA
- a CDS encoding MlaD family protein, with product MKITREIKTAILVIASILLFIWGYSFLKGKDLFTNYQTLYVEYDNVEDLPQSASVTLNGLAIGKVSKISINENTGKLLVELQLKTDFPISKTSKAALYSPSLIGGKQIKIIPNLADKDLAVDGQTLESAVELGLTESLGGKIEPIQQKLDLMLANINTLVSGLNNVLDKKGQEDLKKSLSELSQTMEQFHRASGSLNSILDTNKGQINGVVTNFNKMSSNFNKISDSLNKADLGKTVRNLNQTLAKVDGIMSNLNSGKGTAGKLLNDDALYNNLSKTSKELELLLQDVRLYPTRYVNVSLFGKKNKPYVAPAEDAKTTDKK from the coding sequence TTGAAAATAACAAGAGAAATTAAAACGGCAATATTAGTTATCGCATCAATTTTATTATTTATTTGGGGCTATAGTTTTTTAAAAGGCAAAGACCTTTTTACAAATTACCAGACATTATACGTTGAATATGATAATGTGGAAGATTTGCCACAATCAGCTTCCGTAACTTTAAACGGGCTTGCAATTGGAAAAGTAAGTAAAATTTCAATCAATGAAAATACAGGTAAATTATTAGTAGAACTTCAGTTAAAAACTGATTTCCCTATCTCTAAAACCAGTAAAGCAGCATTATATTCTCCAAGTTTAATAGGAGGAAAGCAAATCAAAATTATCCCAAACCTTGCAGATAAAGATCTGGCAGTTGATGGACAAACTTTAGAATCTGCTGTAGAATTAGGATTAACCGAGTCTTTAGGCGGAAAAATCGAGCCAATTCAGCAAAAATTAGACCTAATGCTTGCTAATATAAATACGCTGGTTTCAGGATTAAACAATGTTTTAGATAAAAAAGGACAGGAAGATTTGAAAAAATCATTATCAGAACTAAGCCAGACAATGGAACAATTTCATAGAGCTTCAGGAAGTCTTAATTCTATTTTAGATACAAACAAAGGTCAAATTAACGGAGTTGTGACTAATTTTAATAAAATGTCAAGCAACTTCAATAAAATATCAGATTCTTTAAACAAGGCAGATTTAGGTAAAACAGTGAGAAACCTAAACCAGACTTTGGCTAAAGTTGATGGAATAATGAGTAACCTAAACTCTGGAAAAGGAACTGCCGGAAAATTATTAAACGATGATGCGTTGTATAATAATCTGTCTAAAACTTCAAAAGAGTTAGAATTATTATTGCAGGATGTTCGTCTTTACCCAACACGTTATGTAAACGTTTCTCTTTTTGGGAAGAAAAACAAACCATATGTTGCACCTGCGGAAGATGCAAAAACAACAGACAAAAAATAA
- the bshA gene encoding N-acetyl-alpha-D-glucosaminyl L-malate synthase BshA: MKIAIVCYPTFGGSGVVATELGLELARRGHEIHFITYSQPVRLALLNPNVHYHEVNVPEYPLFHYQPYELALSSKLVDMVKLYKIELLHVHYAIPHAYAGYMAKQMLKNEGINLPMITTLHGTDITLVGNHPFYKPAVTFSINKSDYVTSVSQSLKDDTLKLFKIKNKIRVIPNFIELDKVKKDPLAPCHRYVMAKENERIITHISNFRKVKRIPDIIKIFYNIQKEMPAKLMMVGDGPEKEKAEALCMELGIHDKVIFFGNSNEIDKILLLTDLFLLPSETESFGLAALEAMACGVPVISSNSGGLPEVNFDGYSGYLSNVGNVDEMAANAIKILKDDDVLNQFKANALEVAKKFDIKNILPKYEALYQRAIDDYKYEKH; this comes from the coding sequence ATGAAAATAGCTATAGTTTGTTATCCTACGTTTGGTGGTAGTGGCGTAGTTGCTACAGAATTAGGCCTTGAACTAGCCAGACGCGGACACGAAATCCATTTTATTACGTATAGTCAGCCGGTTCGGTTGGCACTTTTGAACCCAAATGTTCATTATCACGAAGTAAACGTTCCTGAATATCCACTTTTCCATTACCAGCCTTATGAGTTGGCTTTGTCAAGCAAACTGGTTGATATGGTAAAATTATATAAGATTGAATTGCTGCACGTGCATTATGCTATTCCACACGCTTATGCGGGTTATATGGCGAAGCAAATGTTGAAAAACGAAGGTATTAACCTTCCGATGATTACAACGCTTCACGGAACTGATATAACGCTTGTTGGAAATCATCCGTTTTATAAACCTGCGGTGACCTTTAGTATAAATAAATCAGATTATGTAACTTCGGTTTCGCAGAGTTTGAAAGATGATACGTTGAAATTATTCAAAATCAAGAATAAAATCAGGGTGATTCCGAATTTTATCGAATTGGATAAAGTAAAAAAAGATCCGCTTGCACCTTGTCATCGTTATGTAATGGCAAAAGAAAATGAGCGTATTATTACGCACATTAGTAACTTTAGAAAGGTAAAACGTATTCCGGATATTATTAAGATTTTTTATAATATCCAGAAAGAAATGCCGGCTAAATTAATGATGGTAGGTGATGGTCCTGAAAAAGAAAAAGCAGAAGCTTTGTGTATGGAATTAGGAATTCACGACAAAGTAATTTTCTTTGGAAACAGTAATGAAATTGACAAAATTTTACTTTTAACCGATTTGTTTTTACTTCCGTCAGAAACTGAAAGTTTTGGTTTGGCAGCGTTAGAAGCAATGGCATGTGGAGTTCCGGTTATTTCGAGTAATTCCGGTGGTTTGCCAGAAGTAAATTTTGACGGTTATTCAGGATATTTGAGCAATGTTGGAAATGTTGATGAAATGGCTGCAAATGCAATTAAAATTCTAAAAGATGATGACGTTTTAAATCAGTTTAAAGCAAATGCTTTAGAAGTTGCTAAAAAGTTTGATATCAAAAACATATTACCAAAGTATGAAGCGTTATATCAAAGAGCGATAGACGATTATAAATATGAAAAACATTAA